DNA from Pseudomonadota bacterium:
CGCTGCCGGGCGGGAGGCGGTGAGGTGAACACATCCGCCAACCGTTCTGCCGAGACATGGTTGATCGTTGGCCTCAGCGTGGCAACTCTAGTGGGGTTGTTCGTTGCCGTTCTGCTGGGAAGCACAGCGCTGCCCGCGGATCGCATCGTGGCCGCCCTGATCGGCGCCGGTACGCCGGGCGATGCGATCGTGGTGTGGGAGATTCGCCTGCCGCGTGCGTTGGCGGCGATGCTCGTGGGGCTCGCACTCGGCGTGAGCGGTGCCGCCCTGCAGGGCTTGTTGCGCAATCCTCTCGCCGAGCCTGGCGTGCTCGGGGTCTCCGCATCGGCCTCCCTTGGGGCGACTGTGGTCATCTACTACGGTTTGGCGGCGAGCAGCGCCTTTGCCATCCCCCTTGCCGCTGCCGGCGCCGCCATCCTAGCCACGCTCCTCCTGGCAGCGACTGCGGCGCGAGTGCAGTCTGTGGTGACGCTGATTCTGATTGGCGTTGGAGTATCGAGTTTCATCGGCGCCCTCATGACGCTGTTGATGAACCTCGCCCCGAATCCGTTCTCCTTGGCCGATATGATCAACTGGATGCTCGGCACCGTCGCCAATCGCAGTTTTCGCGATATCGCCCTGGCCTTACCGTTCATGGCCACCGGCATCGGTGTGCTCTTCTTCGCCCGCCGCTCGCTGACCGCCCTCTCACTGGGCGAAGAGGCGGCGTACGCCCTGGGGGTCAATCTACGCCAGGCGCGCCTCACGACCATCATCGGCGCGGGACTCGCCACAGGCGGCGCGGTGGCCCTCGCTGGGGCCGTCGGGTTCGTTGGCATCGTAGCGCCCCACCTGGTGCGCCCATCGGTACGCCACGATCCGGCCCGTACGCTGTTGCCGGCGGGCATGCTTGGTGGCGTATTGCTCTTGGTCGCCGACATTGGCGTGCGCGTCCTTCCAACCTCGAGCGAACTCAAGCTTGGTGTCGTCGCGGCCCTTGCGGGGGCACCGGTGTTCGCATGGATCGCCTTGCGTCGGCGCGCCGGCGGATTCAGCTCATGACGGCGACCGGTCCGGGAAGTTCCCTCAGCATCGACAATTTGTCGGTCACCCTGGACGGACGCTCGCTGCTGCGCGACATCAGCCTGCGCCTCGGGAGCGGCGAGCTCGTCGTATTGATCGGCCCTAACGGGGCGGGCAAGACCACGCTATTGCGCTGTGCGATCGGCCTCACCACGCCGAACGCGGGTAGCGTGCTGATCGACGGCCAAGAGCCGCGGCATTTGTCCGCGACAGCGCGCGCTCGCTTGCTGTCCTACCTCCCTCAGACGAGAGTGATGACCTGGCCACTGCTCGTCGAGGACACCGTCGCACTTGGTCGCTTCGCCTATGGTGCGGCGCCCGGACGGTTGAACCAGCAGGATGCTGCGGCGATCGCTCGCGCCCTGCACGCCTGCGACCTCACCCGGTTCGCGCAACGTGCCACGAACACGTTGTCCGGCGGCGAGTTGGCCCGAGTGCACTGTGCGAGGGTATTCGCCGCGGAAACGCCGTGGTTGATCGCCGACGAACCGGTGGCAGCGCTGGATCCTCTGCACCAGTTTCAGGTCATGGCGCTGCTGCGCAAGTACGTAGAAAGGGGCGGTGGTGCGCTCGTCGTGTTGCACGATATCGCGCTAGCAGCCCGCTTCGCTGACCGGTTACTTTGGCTGCACGACGGTCAGCTCATCGCGGACGGCTCGCCGAGGGAGACCCTGACCGCGCAGCGCCTACGCACGGTGTTCGGCATGGAAGCGAGTGTGGAGGAATCACCCGCCTACGGTCTCGGTGTTCGCCTGCTGGATGCGGCATCACCTGTGGGTGGTGCCTGAGGTCTCGCATGGCGGCACGTGCGCTAATGATGCAAGGCACCGGCTCCAACGTGGGCAAGTCAGTGATCGTTGCGGGGCTATGTCGCTTGGCACGGCGCCAAGGGCTGCGCGTGGCGCCCTTCAAACCGCAGAACATGTCGAACAACGCGGCGGTCACGCACGAGGGTGGCGAGATCGGCCGCGCTCAGGCGCTCCAGGCGCGGGCGGCCGGTGTAAGGCCCAGCATTCACCACAACCCGGTATTGATCAAACCGGCGAGCGATCGCGGCGCACGGCTGCTCCTGCACGGCCGCCCGATCGGTCGCCTCGAGGCACGCCAGTACCGCGAGCGCCGCGAGCGCTTGCTGGGCGGCGTGCTCGAGAGCTTTTCCCAACTGGTCGCGAACCACGATTTGATCCTCATCGAGGGCGCCGGCAGCCCCGCCGAAGTCAATTTGCGCGCTGGCGATATCGCCAACATGGGGTTCGCCAGCGCCGCCGGTGTGCCCGTGGTCCTGATCGGCGACATCGACCGGGGTGGTGTCATCGCCTCCGTCGTTGGCACCAAGACCGTGCTGACGCCAAGCGATGCAAGCCACGTGCGAGCCTTCTTGATCAATCGCTTTCGCGGAGATCCCGACCTGTTCGCCGACGGTATCGAGGCCATTCTGCGGCACACTGGCTGGCCCTGTCTCGGCGTCATTCCATGGCTGGACGTGGTCGGTCGACTTCCCGCTGAGGATGCGGTGGACCTGGAGCGGCCTATCGCTGGCAATCGGCAGGTGGCGCAAGGGGCGGCACGGGCCTGCGTCGACCCCCTGCAAATCGCGGTGCCGCTGATCTCGCGCATCGCCAACTTCGACGACCTGGATCCCCTGCGCGCAGAACCCAACGTCGAGCTTCGCTTCCTAGTGCCAGGCACACGCCTGCCCGCGTCCACGGATGTGGTGCTGCTGCCGGGCACCAAGGCCACCCTGGCTGACCTCGAGATGCTGCGAGCTCAGGGATGGGCGGAGCAGATCGTGGCACACGCCGAGCGTGGTGGTTGGGTCACTGGTATCTGCGGAGGGATGCAGATGCTCGGGCGGTCCGTTGACGATCCGCAGGGGCTTGACGGTGTACCGGGGACCAGCGAAGGACTCGGTTTACTCGACTTTCGCACGGTGATGGGGCCCGAGAAGCAAGTACGCGAAGCGAGCGGACGATGTCTTGCGAGCAACGCTCCCGTGCGGGGGTACGAGATCCACTCGGGTAAGAGTGAGGGGGCGGCGCTGGCCGCGAGGCCCATGCTGCAGTTAGAGCAGCGCTCCCACGGCGCATCCAGCCCCGACGGGCGAATCGAGGGGTGTTACCTGCATGGGTTGTTCGCCAACGACGCCTTCCGCCACGCGTGGCTGGAGAGGCGGCGACCGGGCGTGGGTTCCACCCTGTCCTTCGATGCCGAAGTGGACGCAGCGCTTGACGAGCTGGCCGACCGGTGGGCCGAGCATCTGGACATCGAGCAGCTCTTCAACCTCGCTTCAACGCCGTCGCCGGCGTCGCGTTCGTGATTGCCACCGGCGCGGCCACCGTGCTCGTGGCGCTACTGGTGGAGTGGCGCTTCGGTTGGCCCGACTGGCTCTATGGCGCGATACGCCACCCCGTCGTCTGGATCGGAACTCTGGCGGCATGGTGCGAACGACGGTTCAACGTCGCGCACCACTCGCATGCCGCGCGCTACATCGCAGGCGTGGTGTCCTCGATTGTCATCGTCGCGCTCACGGTAGTGGTGGCCTGGAGCCTGCAGCACGGTACATGGCGCTTGCTCACCAACTACCTTCCGTCGCTATTGGATGACCCGCTGAGCGCATCTACCTTCCTCGGATCGACCGCACAAGCGACCGCCGCCACCATCGTCACGGGGACTATCGCTTCGAGCCTTATCGCCGCCAGATCACTGCACCAGCACGTCGCGGATGTGCACGCCCCCCTCAGCCGCGGCGAGCTGCACGCCGCGCGTACCGCCGTTGCCAAGGTGGTCGGCCGCGACATCGATTCGTTAGATGAGCCCGCCGTAGCGCGCGCATCCATCGAAACACTGGCCGAGAGCACCTGCGATGGGGTGGTCGCACCGCTGTTCTGGGGGGCGTTGCTCGGCTTGCCCGGCATGGCCGCTTACAAGGCGATCAACACCCTGGACTCGATGATCGGACACCGCAGCGAGCGCTTCCACGCATTTGGCGGATTTGCCGCCCGCCTCGACGACATCGCCAACTGGGTCCCTGCACGGGTCACCGCGCTGTTGATCGTAACCGTGGCCCGTAAGCGGCGTGTGGCTGCCTGGACCAGCGCGCGACGAGAAGCGGCTAATCACCGCTCACCGAACGCCGGCTGGCCCGAGGCGGCGACCGCCGGCATGCTGGATGTGCGCTTGTCGGGGCCGCGCCAATACGGCGGACAGACGGTGAACGAACCTTGGATCAGACCGCAGGCGCCCGATCCCTATGCCAAGGCACTGGCGACGGCGCTCGAGCGCTATCGCACATCGATCGAACACGTGCTCGTGCCGACGCTCGCAGGCATCACGGTGTTGAGCGTAATCCTTGGGGGCGCCTGGTGGGCGTAGGGTTCACCGCAGATCTCGTGCATGGCGGTGCGCTAGATATCGTTCGGGCGTCCTTTCCCGACGCACCTACACCCTGGGTAGATCTCTCCACAGGCATCAATCCTTGGCCGTGGCCGGTCCCCCCGATCCCCGAGGCGTCGCTCCATCACCTTCCCAGACGCGAAGCCTTCGATGCTTGCCGGGAAGCCATGGCCAGCGCGTTCGGCGCTCCGGTGGACAGTGTGCTGCCCGTGCCCGGCAGCGAGCTGATCATCCGTTTGCTCCCCAGCGCGCTCGGCGCCTCATCCCGCCAAATTTGTCTGGGGCGCGCGACTTACGCCGATCACGCGATCGCGTGGCGCGCCGCCGGTGCCGCCATCCGCGAGGTCGACGACCCGCTGTCGGCCGATCCCGACGAGGACGTCGTGATTTGCAACCCCAATAACCCAACCGGACAGACGTGGGAACCAGCAGCGCTGGAAGCGGCATGGGCGGCGCGCGAGGGCACGGACCGTTGGCTGATCATCGATGAGGCGTACGCTGATCTCACCCCGACCCGATCGCTAGCACCGTCGGGCGGGCGCGACGGCCTGGTGATCCTGCGGTCGTTCGGCAAGTTCTTCGGTCTGGCCGGCGTCAGGCTTGGCGCGCTCATCGCGCCAGGTCCAGTCATCAAGGCGGTAGAGCAACTGCTCGGGCAGTGGGCGGTCGCCGGCCCGGCCCTGTGGCTGGGAACGCGCGCCTACGCGGACAGAGGCTGGCAGGAACAAACGCGTCAACGACTGCAGCAGGGGCAGGAGACGCTAGATCACGCGTTGCACGAGGCCGCCACGGCCTACCAACTCACAATTGAAGGCGGTACTGCGCTGTTTCGCTACGTGCGGGTGCGCGACGCCCATGCCCTGTGGTTCGCCCTCGCCCGATCCGGTGTGTACGTGCGGCGCTTTCGCTGGTCACCACACCACTTGCGCATCGGACTGCCCAGCGATACGCAAGGCCTGGAGCGCCTGCGTGAGGCAGTTACCCCTTCAGCTTGAGGGAAATCCCGGCAGCAACGAACTCGACGGTGGCGACGGTTTGCGCAACGCGTTGGTTGAGGCGTCCCTGCGCGTCGCGAAACGCCCGACCCAAGGAGGTCTCCGGCACCAAGCCCAGGCCCACTTCGTTGGACACGAGCACCACCGGCACGACGCTCTCACGAAGTGCGGCCAAGAGCTGATCGGTCGCCTCGTCAACACTGGGCTGGCCCGCCTCCATGACGTTGGCTAGCCACAGCGTAAGGCAGTCGACGACGATGCCGTCCGCCCGATCCTGCAATTGCCCTATCGCCTGCGCCAGGCCGAGCGGCGACTCCACCGTCTCCCAGTGTGACCCACGCTCCTGCCGATGGCGTTGGATTCGCGCCGCCATTTCACCGTCGCGCGGCTCGGCGGTGGCGATCATCGCGGGGCGGCGCATGGTCCCCATTAGCGTGAGCGCGCGAGCGCTCTTGCCCGACCTAGCGCCGCCTAGAACCAGGGTGTGCAGTTGTTCGGTCACCAGTAGGTCGCTCTCCACGTGCCCTCGGTACTAAGCTGCCGGCCCCGGCCGATCTGACTGGGCGCGAGCTAGAATCACTCTTCAACCGCCCGCCCTATGACGAATAGGGGATAACGGCTCTTAGGAAGCTCTGCACAAGCCTGGCCGGCAGCGATGTGCGTCCAGCGGCGTGAGATAAAGGCCGCAAGCTTACCCACTTTCCCCTTACAGCGTGCCGAGGCGCTTGCCGCCACCCCTAACCGTGAGTGCGCACGCGAGCAATGCGATCAGGCGCCGGTACCACGGTACTTGCTTACTGATCTCCCGCGACGCCGCTCCGTCCATCGCGCTTACTGTAGTGACGCTCGGTGAGTTCGTGCCGTTCCTGCGCTTCTAAGCAGAGCGTCGCAATTGGACGCGCCTCGAGACGACGCAGGCCGATCTCTTCGCCCGTTTCCTCACAATAGCCATAGGTTCCATCGCTGATGCGCTCCAGTGCGGCATCAACTTTGCGAATCAACTTGCGCCCACGATCACGCGTTCTCAGCTCCAAGCCGAGGTCGGTCTCCTGGGTCGCCCGATCGTTCGTATCGGGAAGCGCGCCGCCGCCCTCCTGAAGCAAGTCGATCGTGCGATCCACCTCCTCCATCAATTCCCTCTTCCAGTTCTCGAGGATGGTGCGAAAGTGCTCGACTTGACCTTCGCTCATGTAGGGCTCGTTTTTCTTCGGTTTGTAGGGCGCCACACCGTTGGTACTGCGTCCTCCAGAGCTGTTCTTGCGAGGGGGGCTTGCCTCACTCGATCGGCCGGTGCTGCGCGCTACCACCGTCTTCGAGCTTGCGTTGGCTTTGGCCTTGGTGTTTCGGCTGACCTTCGTGGTCTTTGTCGTCGCCTTACGCCGGTTTCTTGGTGTTTCCGCCATACTTCGACCCTCGGTGAGCGCAGTGCGTTGCTTTGAAGGAACCCGCCGACGGCCGCTAACGAGGAGCGGCACTCATATGCCAAGATGGCAGAATTGCGACGGGCGCATCTAGCGTGGATCTGGGATGCTACAACGTCACAATCTGGGCCCACAAGGCTGTGAAAAGTAAGGCAAGAGACCTTCCGCCACGTTTGTCACCGGCAAGCACCAGACGAGCGCGCAAGTGCCGCAGGCCTCAGCCGCGCCATCACGTTGTGGGTGGAGATCTCCTCTCGCTCCACCTCCACCCCTTGGGGGTTTCCGCGCCACCTAGTGCGTGGCGAACTCGTCGAAGCGCTGCGCAAGCGCCACCGTGCGAGGCAGCGTGTGTTCCAGCGACCACTTGCTGTTCGTTAGGCTAGTTCGTTGCTCCTGATACATGAACGAGCCATTCCTTGCCTCAGTATCATCGATCAGCTCATCCAAGGGACACGCGCTCCCCACAAAGAAGACACGCTCTCCCCTGAGCTTGCACGCAAGGCGGCGCTGGTTCAGCGTTCGCGGTCGCGAGACGAAGTGCTCAAGCACCTCGTCCCACTGGCCGCCGTGAAGCACAATGTCTCCGTGCACGAATTCACTCTCTTGCTCTCGCAACCGGGCACTCAACGGGTTCGATCGGCCGGTACAGTCGATCAGCAGGTCG
Protein-coding regions in this window:
- the cobD gene encoding threonine-phosphate decarboxylase CobD → MHGGALDIVRASFPDAPTPWVDLSTGINPWPWPVPPIPEASLHHLPRREAFDACREAMASAFGAPVDSVLPVPGSELIIRLLPSALGASSRQICLGRATYADHAIAWRAAGAAIREVDDPLSADPDEDVVICNPNNPTGQTWEPAALEAAWAAREGTDRWLIIDEAYADLTPTRSLAPSGGRDGLVILRSFGKFFGLAGVRLGALIAPGPVIKAVEQLLGQWAVAGPALWLGTRAYADRGWQEQTRQRLQQGQETLDHALHEAATAYQLTIEGGTALFRYVRVRDAHALWFALARSGVYVRRFRWSPHHLRIGLPSDTQGLERLREAVTPSA
- a CDS encoding cobyric acid synthase → MAARALMMQGTGSNVGKSVIVAGLCRLARRQGLRVAPFKPQNMSNNAAVTHEGGEIGRAQALQARAAGVRPSIHHNPVLIKPASDRGARLLLHGRPIGRLEARQYRERRERLLGGVLESFSQLVANHDLILIEGAGSPAEVNLRAGDIANMGFASAAGVPVVLIGDIDRGGVIASVVGTKTVLTPSDASHVRAFLINRFRGDPDLFADGIEAILRHTGWPCLGVIPWLDVVGRLPAEDAVDLERPIAGNRQVAQGAARACVDPLQIAVPLISRIANFDDLDPLRAEPNVELRFLVPGTRLPASTDVVLLPGTKATLADLEMLRAQGWAEQIVAHAERGGWVTGICGGMQMLGRSVDDPQGLDGVPGTSEGLGLLDFRTVMGPEKQVREASGRCLASNAPVRGYEIHSGKSEGAALAARPMLQLEQRSHGASSPDGRIEGCYLHGLFANDAFRHAWLERRRPGVGSTLSFDAEVDAALDELADRWAEHLDIEQLFNLASTPSPASRS
- the cobU gene encoding bifunctional adenosylcobinamide kinase/adenosylcobinamide-phosphate guanylyltransferase, which translates into the protein MESDLLVTEQLHTLVLGGARSGKSARALTLMGTMRRPAMIATAEPRDGEMAARIQRHRQERGSHWETVESPLGLAQAIGQLQDRADGIVVDCLTLWLANVMEAGQPSVDEATDQLLAALRESVVPVVLVSNEVGLGLVPETSLGRAFRDAQGRLNQRVAQTVATVEFVAAGISLKLKG
- the cbiB gene encoding adenosylcobinamide-phosphate synthase CbiB, giving the protein MIATGAATVLVALLVEWRFGWPDWLYGAIRHPVVWIGTLAAWCERRFNVAHHSHAARYIAGVVSSIVIVALTVVVAWSLQHGTWRLLTNYLPSLLDDPLSASTFLGSTAQATAATIVTGTIASSLIAARSLHQHVADVHAPLSRGELHAARTAVAKVVGRDIDSLDEPAVARASIETLAESTCDGVVAPLFWGALLGLPGMAAYKAINTLDSMIGHRSERFHAFGGFAARLDDIANWVPARVTALLIVTVARKRRVAAWTSARREAANHRSPNAGWPEAATAGMLDVRLSGPRQYGGQTVNEPWIRPQAPDPYAKALATALERYRTSIEHVLVPTLAGITVLSVILGGAWWA
- a CDS encoding iron ABC transporter permease — protein: MNTSANRSAETWLIVGLSVATLVGLFVAVLLGSTALPADRIVAALIGAGTPGDAIVVWEIRLPRALAAMLVGLALGVSGAALQGLLRNPLAEPGVLGVSASASLGATVVIYYGLAASSAFAIPLAAAGAAILATLLLAATAARVQSVVTLILIGVGVSSFIGALMTLLMNLAPNPFSLADMINWMLGTVANRSFRDIALALPFMATGIGVLFFARRSLTALSLGEEAAYALGVNLRQARLTTIIGAGLATGGAVALAGAVGFVGIVAPHLVRPSVRHDPARTLLPAGMLGGVLLLVADIGVRVLPTSSELKLGVVAALAGAPVFAWIALRRRAGGFSS
- a CDS encoding ABC transporter ATP-binding protein, encoding MTATGPGSSLSIDNLSVTLDGRSLLRDISLRLGSGELVVLIGPNGAGKTTLLRCAIGLTTPNAGSVLIDGQEPRHLSATARARLLSYLPQTRVMTWPLLVEDTVALGRFAYGAAPGRLNQQDAAAIARALHACDLTRFAQRATNTLSGGELARVHCARVFAAETPWLIADEPVAALDPLHQFQVMALLRKYVERGGGALVVLHDIALAARFADRLLWLHDGQLIADGSPRETLTAQRLRTVFGMEASVEESPAYGLGVRLLDAASPVGGA